A genomic segment from Haladaptatus sp. R4 encodes:
- a CDS encoding helix-turn-helix domain-containing protein, giving the protein MSHTASHANGDVIRDFLSVAGLLEEPRLAQLYAYLTRQGPATVQELMDVLDLPQGTAYTYVKRLADAGVIKATGDEQPRTYVAHTIDLTVSAGDGTREYTITPMLVDAVSRQSTNDDIETYIARHGVEGLATALTYTVARERGEVTHRLMARDLDISSLAAEIILQALRPVVHDHINIEESGAVRPDLGLDDEQTTETSDDT; this is encoded by the coding sequence ATGTCACACACTGCATCCCACGCCAATGGCGATGTCATTCGAGATTTTCTCTCGGTTGCAGGCCTCCTCGAAGAGCCACGGTTAGCCCAACTATACGCCTACCTTACCCGACAGGGTCCAGCAACCGTTCAAGAACTCATGGATGTCTTGGACCTCCCACAAGGAACGGCCTATACGTACGTGAAGCGGCTGGCCGATGCGGGTGTTATCAAAGCAACGGGCGACGAACAACCGCGAACCTATGTTGCTCACACGATCGACCTCACTGTCTCGGCTGGAGATGGAACGCGTGAGTATACGATTACCCCGATGTTGGTGGACGCCGTGAGTCGCCAATCTACCAATGACGATATCGAGACATACATCGCTCGCCACGGCGTTGAGGGTCTCGCAACAGCACTCACGTATACGGTTGCACGTGAGCGCGGTGAGGTAACCCATCGGCTGATGGCCCGTGACTTGGATATCTCGTCCCTCGCTGCAGAGATTATTCTCCAGGCCCTTCGCCCGGTCGTTCACGATCACATCAACATCGAAGAATCCGGTGCGGTCAGACCTGATCTTGGGCTAGATGACGAGCAAACTACGGAAACATCTGACGACACGTGA
- a CDS encoding Lrp/AsnC family transcriptional regulator has translation MPQDQDPLTDDWQGDDTVKRLLREHLDETDYSIYKALNEDGRISDTELGELVGLSRTAARRRRKKLEEDGIIDVLGVLVLQQADFAYADVFVTLDARISSDDLDAFLAEIQKEELIYEIDEYMGKYDLLLRVWNASLADINTYLRSQLQAHDAVADYETIPVTKTHKAWHKTITDR, from the coding sequence ATGCCACAAGACCAGGACCCTCTTACTGATGATTGGCAGGGGGACGACACTGTCAAACGACTACTCCGAGAGCACCTCGACGAAACTGACTACTCAATATACAAAGCACTGAACGAAGATGGTCGGATCTCTGATACCGAGCTCGGAGAACTAGTTGGACTCTCACGAACAGCCGCACGCCGTCGACGAAAGAAACTCGAGGAGGATGGGATCATTGACGTTCTGGGAGTCCTCGTTCTCCAACAAGCCGATTTCGCGTACGCAGACGTGTTCGTAACCCTCGACGCTCGAATCAGCAGCGATGACCTTGATGCCTTCCTTGCTGAAATACAGAAAGAAGAACTCATCTACGAGATCGATGAATACATGGGAAAATACGACCTCTTGTTGCGGGTATGGAACGCCTCGCTCGCGGACATAAATACATATCTCCGCTCACAACTACAGGCTCACGACGCCGTCGCAGACTATGAGACAATCCCGGTCACGAAGACGCATAAGGCGTGGCACAAGACGATAACAGACAGATAG
- a CDS encoding cupin domain-containing protein, which produces MSDIELTNLDDVWDESTGTPLTLFETTDPKSQTGSYVIQPGERAPEEGWTSHESDEISVILDGEITLTTTEGEYTVGSGTLSVISAGTKHYSVNETDMPVKLVYTTLGGL; this is translated from the coding sequence ATGAGCGACATTGAACTCACAAACCTCGACGATGTATGGGATGAGAGCACGGGAACCCCACTCACACTCTTTGAAACGACCGACCCTAAATCACAGACTGGATCGTACGTCATCCAACCCGGCGAACGTGCCCCGGAGGAGGGATGGACGTCTCATGAGAGTGATGAGATCTCCGTTATTCTAGATGGGGAGATCACTCTCACGACCACAGAGGGCGAATACACAGTCGGTTCTGGGACACTTTCGGTCATCTCGGCTGGTACCAAACACTATAGTGTCAATGAGACCGATATGCCGGTAAAACTCGTCTATACCACCCTTGGCGGCCTATAG
- a CDS encoding hydantoinase B/oxoprolinase family protein, which translates to MSTQQDIDPATVEVIRNYLTSAATEMQRTLIRTAYNTIIYEILDFGISIFDRDLNLIADSPGLALFLGANDYGIKKAVDHVGEENMNPGDVFIMNYPYWSGTHTLDVLLFAPVFHDEDLIGYTTCRAHWLDLGAKDSGYVLDSTDVHQEGVLFPGTKVYKDGEPDPEIMDIIRFNSRMPEKVVGDLNAQVAAVRTGEERLQELYEKYGGETVESAVNKVLNHGEETARKAVEELPDGSWSATGYADGVNRDSDDLIKLKATVTIDGDEFEVDFSGSSDEVDEPLNIPPGMSETICKLCFKTITTPEEDSNGGQYAPLSMTVPKGNIFNASYPAPTFTVWTGIVAIDVVYQALAKGMPDRVPASTGGDLADIMLYGENPETGRPFVEANNEAVGWGAGINHDGENALMHISETMVRNIPIEVFENKAPIRFDQLSLREDSGGPGKHRGGLGICRDFRVLEPVGALSIIQKTRTENWGLDGGEPGMKNVVALDSEEDDFDERVQILVDNDDLYDDEDVTYAGMFRGNFVPGEVISNRTAGGGGYGDPYERDPDAVREDFRDGYVSREAAREQYGVVVTEDGEIDQETTEELRSTR; encoded by the coding sequence ATGAGCACACAACAAGACATCGACCCGGCAACAGTCGAGGTGATTCGGAATTACCTCACGTCTGCCGCAACGGAGATGCAACGCACCCTTATCAGAACTGCCTACAACACAATTATCTACGAGATTCTGGACTTCGGAATCTCTATTTTCGACAGAGATCTCAATCTCATCGCAGACTCCCCGGGACTAGCACTCTTCTTGGGTGCGAACGACTACGGAATTAAGAAAGCGGTTGACCACGTTGGTGAGGAAAACATGAACCCAGGGGATGTGTTCATCATGAACTACCCCTACTGGAGTGGGACGCACACCCTCGACGTGCTCCTATTTGCTCCAGTGTTCCACGACGAGGACCTCATCGGCTATACGACCTGCCGCGCACACTGGCTTGACCTCGGTGCGAAGGACTCCGGCTACGTCCTCGACTCGACTGATGTTCACCAGGAAGGCGTGCTATTCCCCGGTACGAAAGTCTACAAGGATGGTGAGCCTGACCCGGAGATTATGGATATCATCCGGTTTAACTCCCGGATGCCCGAGAAAGTCGTTGGTGACCTGAACGCGCAGGTCGCAGCGGTCCGCACCGGTGAAGAGCGCTTGCAAGAACTATACGAGAAGTATGGCGGCGAAACTGTTGAGTCGGCGGTTAACAAGGTACTCAACCATGGTGAGGAAACCGCTCGTAAGGCCGTCGAAGAACTCCCGGACGGGAGCTGGTCGGCAACTGGATATGCCGACGGCGTCAACCGTGATTCTGACGACCTAATAAAACTCAAGGCGACCGTTACCATCGACGGCGATGAATTCGAAGTTGACTTCTCGGGGTCGTCCGACGAAGTCGACGAGCCACTCAATATCCCGCCAGGGATGAGCGAGACGATCTGTAAGCTTTGCTTTAAGACGATTACTACACCCGAGGAGGACTCGAACGGGGGACAGTACGCACCATTATCGATGACCGTTCCAAAGGGGAACATCTTCAACGCAAGTTATCCCGCCCCTACGTTCACCGTCTGGACCGGGATTGTCGCTATCGACGTGGTTTACCAGGCGCTCGCAAAGGGAATGCCTGATCGCGTCCCTGCAAGTACTGGTGGTGACCTCGCTGATATCATGCTTTACGGCGAGAACCCGGAGACAGGCCGACCGTTCGTCGAAGCGAACAATGAGGCTGTTGGCTGGGGTGCAGGCATTAACCACGATGGGGAGAACGCGCTCATGCATATCAGCGAGACAATGGTCCGAAACATCCCAATTGAGGTGTTCGAGAACAAAGCCCCAATCCGATTCGACCAACTCTCACTCCGTGAGGACTCCGGTGGTCCGGGGAAGCATCGTGGTGGCCTCGGCATCTGTCGTGACTTCCGCGTGCTCGAACCGGTCGGCGCGCTCTCGATTATACAGAAAACCCGAACCGAGAACTGGGGATTGGACGGCGGCGAACCCGGTATGAAGAACGTTGTCGCACTCGACTCCGAAGAAGATGACTTCGACGAGCGAGTGCAGATTCTCGTTGATAACGACGATCTCTACGACGATGAAGATGTAACGTATGCAGGGATGTTCCGCGGGAACTTCGTCCCGGGAGAAGTAATCTCGAACCGGACCGCAGGCGGCGGTGGATACGGCGACCCGTACGAACGTGATCCGGACGCAGTTCGCGAGGACTTCCGTGATGGCTACGTCTCACGTGAGGCTGCCCGAGAGCAGTACGGCGTCGTCGTGACCGAAGACGGTGAGATCGATCAGGAGACGACCGAGGAGCTTCGGAGCACTCGATGA
- a CDS encoding nitroreductase family protein, which produces MDLTETVKHRLEVREFADKPVSDDIERAVLEAARLAPSSRNRQDWHFLLIDGDALDDLATVSTSGKWVADAAFAVVVFTDDYPSSGVDVGRAVSHMQFAAWDHGIGSCIYTGIEEEALKRQFGIPLELVSGAVVGFGYPKGSGMGTKRRRSIAEVVSKNRFGESL; this is translated from the coding sequence ATGGACCTCACGGAGACTGTCAAACATCGACTCGAAGTTCGTGAATTCGCTGATAAGCCCGTTTCAGACGACATCGAACGTGCTGTGCTAGAGGCTGCACGACTGGCTCCCTCAAGTCGAAACCGCCAGGACTGGCACTTTCTTCTGATCGATGGCGACGCTCTCGACGATTTGGCTACGGTGAGCACCAGCGGGAAGTGGGTCGCGGATGCTGCCTTTGCTGTCGTTGTCTTCACTGACGATTACCCCTCCTCCGGCGTCGATGTCGGACGTGCAGTCAGCCACATGCAATTTGCAGCTTGGGATCACGGCATCGGCTCTTGTATCTACACTGGCATTGAGGAGGAGGCCCTGAAGAGACAGTTTGGTATTCCACTTGAGCTCGTCAGCGGAGCTGTTGTCGGCTTTGGCTATCCCAAAGGGTCCGGGATGGGGACGAAACGACGGCGATCAATTGCAGAAGTCGTCTCGAAGAATCGGTTTGGAGAGTCGCTATAG
- a CDS encoding dihydrofolate reductase family protein, with the protein MADLIYFINSSLDGYIADENGNFDWSEPSEDAHALFNDHQRSVGTSLIGRRMYETMRVWDTFDLDDLPEVQREFAERGGIPTKSSIQPPWTPCRNRGPAWSRRSTPKWYRP; encoded by the coding sequence ATGGCCGACCTCATCTACTTCATCAACTCATCACTCGACGGCTACATCGCCGACGAGAACGGGAACTTCGACTGGTCAGAGCCATCTGAGGACGCGCATGCCTTGTTCAACGATCACCAACGATCGGTCGGCACCTCCCTTATCGGCCGTCGCATGTATGAGACGATGCGGGTGTGGGACACCTTTGACCTCGACGACCTACCCGAGGTACAACGCGAGTTCGCCGAGCGTGGGGGGATACCGACAAAGTCGTCTATTCAACCACCCTGGACACCGTGCCGGAACCGCGGACCCGCCTGGAGCAGACGTTCGACTCCGAAGTGGTACAGGCCATGA
- a CDS encoding dihydrofolate reductase family protein: MKDHADCDLSIGGPGLASEAIRAGLVDRYVLRLVPTIVGGGTQALPDAARVDLALNTTRRFDDGSVLVDYSLR; encoded by the coding sequence ATGAAAGACCATGCCGACTGCGACCTGTCCATCGGCGGCCCCGGTCTCGCTTCCGAGGCCATCCGCGCAGGTCTGGTCGACCGGTATGTGCTGCGCTTGGTCCCGACGATCGTCGGTGGGGGAACCCAAGCCCTTCCCGATGCAGCGCGGGTCGACCTCGCTCTCAACACAACACGTCGTTTCGACGACGGCTCCGTCCTCGTCGACTACAGCCTCCGATGA
- a CDS encoding polysaccharide deacetylase family protein gives MELSRRGFLKLSTSTALAGAVTATTVGAQSTTENAQAVIVYDDGPVTDYQKAFPVHKDEGVPASIGIVSEWVGTDGSGSMDRALNKKELTEMESFGFEIMSHTREHTSLKSFPLAKDIAPDDDRAYPNGTHASHPFHAGYEVEIYDGDSSVTRNIVGSGRNDDDELYMKLDKPVGMSFDADSARERLSPKTMRYILRDSKRTLESYGFTVDNLLAPYDHFTEYSEKFTKEFYTGVANAIDSNGINQRGEIDPYGTRRDYFIEFTDWSAVRDELDAVAEDNALGIFGAHTQRDEVTKSKIRRMIRAAKSRDIEIVTLRQALADAGFGATRTTTTTNTTTTSTTPKTTTTMTTHPPSTDSAESSDGSMLETFESFGIVGGVGAVAGFILGRRSESE, from the coding sequence ATGGAATTGTCACGTCGGGGGTTTCTAAAATTATCGACATCTACGGCTCTTGCAGGCGCCGTTACGGCGACGACCGTCGGTGCTCAGTCCACTACCGAGAACGCCCAAGCCGTTATCGTCTACGACGATGGACCGGTAACCGATTACCAAAAGGCGTTTCCTGTGCACAAGGACGAAGGCGTTCCGGCATCTATCGGGATTGTTTCCGAGTGGGTCGGTACGGACGGGTCGGGAAGTATGGACCGTGCGCTGAACAAGAAGGAGCTAACTGAGATGGAGTCGTTCGGCTTCGAAATCATGTCTCACACCAGAGAGCACACATCGTTGAAGTCGTTCCCGCTCGCGAAGGATATCGCTCCGGACGACGACCGGGCATATCCGAACGGTACTCACGCGTCACATCCGTTCCACGCAGGCTACGAGGTGGAGATATACGATGGAGACAGCTCCGTAACGCGAAATATCGTCGGATCGGGTCGGAATGACGACGACGAGCTGTACATGAAACTCGACAAACCGGTTGGGATGTCCTTCGATGCCGACAGCGCCCGTGAGCGTTTATCCCCGAAGACGATGCGATACATCCTCCGTGATTCGAAACGGACGCTCGAATCGTACGGGTTCACGGTCGACAATCTCCTCGCTCCTTACGACCACTTCACCGAGTATTCGGAGAAGTTCACGAAGGAGTTCTACACCGGCGTCGCAAACGCGATCGATTCTAACGGTATCAACCAACGTGGGGAAATCGACCCGTACGGGACTCGTCGCGACTATTTCATCGAATTCACCGATTGGAGCGCTGTTCGAGACGAACTCGACGCCGTCGCGGAGGACAACGCGCTCGGCATTTTCGGCGCACACACGCAACGGGACGAGGTCACGAAGTCGAAAATCCGTCGGATGATTCGAGCGGCGAAGTCGAGGGACATCGAAATCGTGACACTCAGACAGGCGCTCGCAGACGCCGGATTCGGAGCGACAAGAACGACCACGACGACCAATACTACCACCACATCCACGACGCCGAAAACGACGACAACCATGACGACGCACCCTCCGTCTACGGATTCGGCTGAATCGTCCGATGGGAGCATGCTCGAAACTTTCGAGTCGTTCGGTATTGTCGGTGGTGTGGGGGCGGTCGCCGGGTTCATCTTGGGCCGACGAAGCGAGTCGGAGTAA
- a CDS encoding helix-turn-helix transcriptional regulator: protein MVEQQLNDQELDEIFKALAHPIRREILEQLADGPESVGDLAEPHDVSLAAVSKHLHVLEDAGLLDIEKDGRVRRCHLDAAPLSEAFGWLTRYRVLWEDRFDALADHLEQEDQ from the coding sequence ATGGTTGAACAACAGCTGAACGACCAGGAGCTCGACGAGATTTTCAAGGCATTAGCCCATCCAATTCGCCGAGAGATCCTCGAACAACTCGCCGATGGCCCCGAAAGCGTCGGCGATCTCGCCGAACCACACGACGTCTCGTTGGCAGCAGTCTCCAAGCATCTCCACGTGTTGGAAGATGCGGGCTTACTCGATATCGAGAAGGACGGCCGGGTTCGACGATGTCACCTTGATGCCGCGCCGCTGAGTGAAGCCTTTGGATGGCTAACTCGGTACCGCGTGCTTTGGGAAGACCGCTTCGACGCGTTGGCCGACCATCTGGAGCAAGAAGACCAATGA
- a CDS encoding SRPBCC domain-containing protein, producing the protein MRDNTDDGREPREETTTDEGRSITVNRVIEATPERVYEAFVDPDELAAWLPPEGFSCEVHEFDATEEGTFRMSFTADIKELEPYAHTFHGTYEELSPGERIVYTEEFESDDPGMAGEMTTTVTFEKVTGGTEVTAHQAGIPENIPPQDANEGWNDSLGNLADVVEEA; encoded by the coding sequence ATGAGAGACAATACTGATGACGGAAGAGAACCGCGAGAAGAGACCACCACGGATGAGGGGCGAAGTATTACCGTCAACCGCGTAATCGAAGCCACACCGGAGAGAGTCTACGAAGCCTTCGTCGATCCCGACGAACTCGCCGCGTGGCTCCCGCCAGAGGGCTTCTCCTGCGAAGTTCACGAGTTCGACGCCACGGAGGAGGGCACCTTCCGCATGTCGTTCACTGCTGACATCAAGGAATTGGAACCATACGCCCACACGTTCCATGGGACATACGAGGAACTGTCCCCTGGCGAGCGGATCGTCTACACCGAGGAGTTCGAGTCCGACGACCCGGGAATGGCCGGAGAGATGACGACCACGGTCACCTTCGAGAAAGTCACCGGTGGGACCGAAGTCACTGCTCACCAAGCAGGAATCCCCGAAAACATCCCGCCCCAGGACGCCAACGAAGGATGGAATGACTCCCTTGGAAACCTCGCGGACGTCGTCGAGGAGGCGTAG
- a CDS encoding glycerol dehydrogenase, translating to MPQVFESPAAYVQGRDIIDSFRTHVDSLGTECLLLADETVLDLVGERAIQSLKAEGHGASTVEFNGEASETEIDRVGAIVEERGADVVIGAGGGKALDTAKAVREETGGAMVSMPTIASTDSPTSALSVIYSEEGEFREYWFYERHPDLVFLDTAVVATAPTRFFRSGIADGLATWFEADATYQSDGENIVGGTPTRAGHRLAKLCYETLREHAIVAVDAIERDAVTESVAAVAEANTLLSGLGFESGGLAAAHSVHNGLTQLAGTHHATHGEKVNIGTLTQLVLEGREDAFVEDYVEFSLALDLPVTLADIGLDDPTTAQLETVADAACDPEETIHNEPFEVTPPMVRDALRTIDQIGHRVREHHG from the coding sequence ATGCCTCAGGTGTTCGAATCACCGGCAGCGTATGTACAGGGCCGCGACATCATCGACTCGTTCAGAACGCATGTCGATTCGCTCGGGACCGAGTGTTTGCTTCTGGCCGACGAGACCGTCCTCGATCTGGTTGGCGAGCGGGCTATCCAAAGTCTGAAAGCGGAGGGCCACGGGGCAAGTACGGTCGAGTTCAACGGCGAAGCCTCTGAAACCGAGATCGATCGTGTCGGAGCCATCGTGGAAGAGCGCGGTGCGGACGTCGTTATCGGCGCCGGTGGCGGCAAGGCGCTTGATACGGCGAAAGCCGTCCGCGAAGAAACTGGGGGTGCGATGGTTTCGATGCCGACTATTGCCTCGACCGACTCCCCAACGAGTGCTCTCTCGGTTATCTACAGTGAAGAAGGAGAGTTCCGTGAATACTGGTTTTACGAGCGACATCCCGACCTCGTGTTCCTCGATACGGCGGTCGTCGCGACCGCGCCGACGCGCTTCTTCCGGTCGGGGATCGCTGACGGGCTTGCGACTTGGTTCGAAGCGGATGCGACGTACCAGTCGGACGGCGAGAATATCGTTGGTGGCACCCCGACGCGGGCCGGGCACCGACTCGCAAAACTCTGCTATGAGACTCTCCGGGAGCACGCTATCGTCGCCGTGGACGCGATCGAACGTGACGCCGTCACTGAAAGCGTGGCGGCCGTGGCGGAGGCAAATACACTTCTCAGTGGGCTCGGATTCGAGAGTGGTGGTCTGGCTGCGGCGCACTCGGTACACAACGGGCTGACGCAACTGGCAGGAACTCACCATGCGACCCACGGGGAGAAAGTGAACATCGGGACGCTGACTCAGCTCGTACTCGAGGGCCGTGAAGACGCTTTTGTCGAGGACTACGTCGAGTTTTCACTCGCACTCGACCTCCCGGTGACGCTCGCTGACATCGGGCTCGATGACCCGACGACGGCGCAGCTCGAAACGGTCGCGGACGCCGCGTGTGATCCCGAGGAGACGATTCATAACGAGCCGTTCGAGGTTACGCCGCCGATGGTTCGAGACGCTCTCCGAACAATCGATCAAATCGGTCACCGGGTTCGAGAGCACCACGGCTAG
- a CDS encoding VOC family protein, which translates to MTGILDHTMMRVGDLEASLDWYQTHLEYEEKDRYEGDGFTIVYLGPEGMHEDGAMLELTHNEGESPEIGDAWGHIAVRVEDVDDAYEELIKEGVEDYRDPDSCGGSYAFVTDPDGHEIEIVQRDHGARWSIDHTMIRVEDADEALGFWTRKFEYEHTGRWESDSFANYFMKPEDAAEEAMAVELTYNYDGRSYEQKDGWGHFCVRLDDLQDDWETLQQREAPDYRDPDSCDQMYAFTKDRDGHEIELIERDGIEGDLFPF; encoded by the coding sequence ATGACCGGAATCCTTGACCACACGATGATGCGTGTCGGTGATTTGGAAGCGTCACTCGATTGGTATCAGACACATCTCGAGTACGAAGAGAAAGATCGTTACGAGGGAGACGGATTCACTATCGTCTACCTCGGTCCCGAAGGGATGCACGAAGACGGGGCGATGCTTGAACTGACACACAACGAGGGGGAGTCTCCTGAAATCGGTGATGCGTGGGGTCACATCGCCGTGCGTGTCGAAGACGTGGATGACGCGTACGAAGAATTGATCAAGGAAGGTGTCGAGGACTACCGCGACCCCGATTCCTGCGGTGGAAGCTATGCATTTGTAACGGATCCCGATGGGCACGAAATCGAAATCGTCCAACGCGACCACGGCGCGCGATGGAGCATCGACCACACCATGATTCGCGTCGAGGATGCCGACGAGGCGCTCGGATTCTGGACGCGAAAATTCGAGTACGAGCACACCGGTCGTTGGGAATCGGATTCGTTCGCCAACTACTTCATGAAACCCGAGGACGCCGCCGAGGAGGCGATGGCGGTCGAACTCACCTACAACTACGACGGACGTTCGTACGAACAAAAAGATGGATGGGGGCATTTCTGTGTTCGTCTCGATGATCTACAGGACGATTGGGAGACCCTCCAACAGCGTGAAGCACCCGACTATCGCGACCCCGACTCCTGTGACCAGATGTACGCATTTACGAAGGATCGGGACGGCCACGAGATCGAACTCATCGAGCGAGACGGAATAGAAGGTGATCTCTTCCCGTTCTAA
- a CDS encoding metal-sulfur cluster assembly factor, with amino-acid sequence MTPAIEGTDPTRDAIRSALRSVTDPELDRSIVELDYIEDLEIEDGTVTVAFALPTAWCSPTFAWMMATDARDAVSELDGVGDVRIVLRDHMHATEVTRGVNEGMAFSDAFETADGDIAETLATLDRKARLARQYDAIKELADAGLDDAQLAALRREDLGFEGGRAMSISTSSTSRWMQTRSNGIWRKPRVSESSRGL; translated from the coding sequence ATGACGCCAGCGATAGAAGGGACAGACCCGACCAGAGACGCCATCCGGTCCGCACTTCGGAGCGTCACCGATCCGGAACTCGACCGGTCGATAGTCGAACTCGACTACATCGAGGACCTCGAAATAGAGGATGGAACCGTCACTGTCGCGTTCGCGCTCCCGACGGCGTGGTGCTCCCCGACGTTCGCGTGGATGATGGCGACGGACGCTCGCGACGCGGTTTCAGAACTCGACGGCGTGGGCGATGTCCGCATCGTGCTCCGAGATCACATGCACGCGACCGAAGTTACCCGGGGCGTCAACGAAGGGATGGCGTTCTCGGACGCCTTCGAAACTGCGGACGGTGATATCGCCGAGACGCTCGCGACGCTCGACCGAAAGGCCCGTCTCGCCCGTCAATACGACGCCATCAAGGAACTTGCCGACGCCGGACTCGACGACGCTCAACTCGCGGCGTTACGGCGGGAGGATCTCGGTTTCGAAGGCGGTCGCGCGATGTCGATCTCGACGAGTTCTACGTCGAGGTGGATGCAGACCCGCTCAAACGGTATCTGGAGAAAGCCACGAGTGTCGGAGTCGTCGAGGGGACTGTGA
- a CDS encoding IclR family transcriptional regulator, with product MKGKNKPKRIKASARSLSVLEALMTLGQASETEISEHLDMAKSTTHYHLTTLASHEFVVKEGADYRLSMRFLNMGHSTIDQLDIYQVGKHKIDQLAKETGELCILMIEERGYGYYVYDAQGTNAVNFDTTGSQKYLHDNALGKSVLAHLPAERIDKIIDHHGLPATTPHTITDRSKLEAELETIRERDIAFDREEQLEGLCCVATAIQPSNEDGSKGVYGSISIAGPASRMKGDYFTENLAMAVSDTANLIELEMRDY from the coding sequence ATGAAAGGGAAAAACAAGCCGAAACGGATCAAAGCGAGTGCCCGATCGCTCTCCGTCCTAGAGGCGCTCATGACACTTGGTCAGGCCTCGGAAACTGAAATTTCGGAGCACCTCGATATGGCGAAGAGCACGACGCACTATCACCTAACCACGTTAGCTTCTCACGAGTTCGTCGTCAAAGAAGGGGCAGACTATCGATTAAGCATGCGATTTCTCAATATGGGACATAGCACTATTGACCAACTAGATATTTACCAAGTCGGAAAGCATAAAATCGATCAGTTGGCCAAAGAGACTGGCGAACTCTGTATTCTGATGATCGAAGAACGGGGGTACGGCTATTATGTTTACGATGCACAGGGTACGAACGCGGTCAACTTCGATACGACGGGAAGCCAAAAATACCTCCACGATAACGCGCTCGGTAAGTCAGTTTTAGCACACCTCCCTGCGGAACGGATCGACAAGATCATCGATCACCACGGACTTCCAGCGACGACGCCCCACACAATCACGGATCGATCCAAACTGGAAGCAGAACTGGAGACGATTCGTGAACGGGACATCGCATTCGATCGGGAAGAACAACTCGAAGGCCTTTGTTGTGTGGCCACTGCGATCCAGCCTTCGAATGAAGACGGCTCTAAAGGCGTCTACGGATCAATCTCGATCGCAGGTCCGGCAAGTCGAATGAAGGGTGACTACTTCACCGAGAACCTCGCGATGGCAGTCTCCGATACTGCCAATCTCATCGAACTCGAAATGAGGGACTACTGA